Proteins encoded in a region of the Rhodococcus sp. SBT000017 genome:
- a CDS encoding alpha/beta fold hydrolase — protein sequence MPIPRPPLSRRAMTVGAAVIAVLAVAALAFVFLPQDSSADTSTRDARITLPDNPGSTGTVDIDARLYAPAVTPAPTVLLAHGFGGSKDSVDGEARDLATRGYTVLAYSARGFGDSTGSISLNDPDREVADARGLIDWLAEQPEVELDAPGDPHVGVAGGSYGGALALSAGGTDPRIDSIAAAITWNDLGQALFPNYGVTSAEDREALGDTVTPAAAEYGGPGVLKRGWAGVFFGVGAASAPPGGNGDEGTDPSTAESTSACGRFAPEFCDAYTQSAVTGIPSQQLLDLLTAHSPVAVASNITVPTLLVQGTQDTLFGLDQADATARQIAAAGGNVTVRWFDGGHDAGGTDGTSDRAIADFFDTTLRDTDAATGTGTGTEPFVYSTQRAADERGGDRDRRMTAPAYPGLTSAADPTETESVTFAPTAENQSIVRPPGASPSAISSIPGLGSVLSTLGSTGAGAALTADLPGQSATFTSDPVDSSVTITGAPRVNLRVASLASPGQAVLFAKLYDVAPNGTRTLPGGAVSAIRLPDTEGIDPVDVTVALPGISYTVQQGHRLELSISTTDQAYAVPLEPAQFSVAMTDNTIALPTVPAEASANSTVPLAPLIGIGVVLLVVAGAIVAGVVRTKRRAVAEVDEDLIDTPLVITDLAKTYSNGFRAVDGVSFEVKQGQVLGLLGPNGAGKTTTLRMLMGLITPTGGDIRVFGHKVTPGAPVLSRLGSFVEGSGFLPHLTGTQNLRLYWEATGRPIEDAHLEEALEIADLGTAIERKVKSYSQGMRQRLAIAQAMLGLPDLMVLDEPTNGLDPPQIRTMRDVLINYAKTGRTVLVSSHLLAEVEQTCTHVVVMNRGSVISSGTVRELTAAGGQTEIRVDDASRAQSVLGASGHDGAVIVDDGTVTVDLTDADAAVVIRELVTAGVSVRGFSQSTRLEDVFLDLVHRDNPGSDTSKDRS from the coding sequence ATGCCGATTCCCCGCCCGCCACTGTCGAGACGGGCCATGACTGTCGGTGCCGCCGTGATTGCGGTTCTGGCGGTAGCCGCCCTCGCATTCGTCTTCCTCCCCCAGGATTCGAGCGCCGACACATCCACTCGTGATGCGCGCATCACGCTACCGGACAACCCCGGGTCGACGGGCACCGTCGACATCGACGCTCGTCTCTACGCCCCCGCCGTCACCCCCGCGCCGACGGTGCTGCTCGCCCACGGCTTCGGCGGCAGCAAGGACTCGGTCGACGGTGAGGCACGTGACCTCGCGACGCGCGGGTACACCGTGCTCGCCTACAGCGCACGCGGGTTCGGCGACAGCACGGGTTCGATCTCGCTCAACGACCCCGATCGCGAGGTCGCCGACGCACGCGGACTCATCGACTGGCTCGCCGAACAACCGGAGGTGGAACTCGACGCTCCCGGCGACCCGCACGTCGGAGTCGCCGGCGGATCCTACGGCGGCGCACTGGCACTGAGCGCAGGCGGGACCGACCCCAGGATCGATTCGATAGCCGCAGCGATCACCTGGAACGACCTGGGTCAGGCACTGTTCCCCAACTACGGCGTCACCTCCGCCGAAGACCGAGAAGCCCTCGGCGACACCGTCACTCCCGCAGCTGCCGAGTACGGCGGACCCGGTGTCCTCAAGCGCGGCTGGGCCGGAGTGTTCTTCGGAGTGGGCGCAGCGAGTGCACCGCCCGGCGGAAACGGCGACGAAGGCACCGATCCAAGCACCGCCGAGAGCACCTCGGCCTGCGGACGATTCGCACCCGAATTCTGCGACGCCTACACCCAATCCGCGGTGACCGGAATCCCCAGCCAGCAACTCCTCGATCTGCTGACTGCCCACTCGCCGGTCGCGGTGGCGTCGAACATCACCGTACCGACTCTGCTGGTTCAGGGCACCCAGGACACTCTGTTCGGTCTGGATCAGGCCGACGCAACGGCGCGTCAGATCGCCGCGGCCGGTGGGAACGTCACCGTGCGATGGTTCGACGGCGGCCACGACGCAGGCGGAACGGACGGCACGAGCGATCGAGCCATCGCCGACTTCTTCGACACGACGTTGCGTGACACCGACGCCGCGACCGGCACCGGCACCGGCACCGAGCCGTTCGTCTACTCCACTCAGCGGGCAGCCGACGAGCGCGGCGGCGACCGTGACCGCCGAATGACGGCTCCCGCCTACCCGGGACTGACCTCCGCAGCCGATCCCACGGAGACCGAATCGGTGACGTTCGCTCCGACCGCAGAGAACCAGTCGATCGTTCGTCCGCCCGGAGCGTCGCCGTCGGCGATCTCGTCGATACCTGGTTTGGGCTCGGTGCTCTCGACTCTCGGATCGACCGGGGCCGGAGCCGCCCTGACCGCGGACCTGCCGGGCCAGTCGGCCACGTTCACCAGCGATCCCGTCGATTCGTCGGTGACGATCACCGGTGCACCGAGGGTGAACCTGCGCGTGGCGTCGCTGGCCTCACCCGGTCAAGCCGTTCTGTTCGCGAAGCTCTACGACGTAGCACCGAACGGCACGAGAACTCTTCCGGGCGGGGCGGTCTCGGCAATTCGCCTACCCGATACCGAGGGCATCGATCCCGTCGACGTCACCGTTGCGCTTCCCGGCATCAGCTACACCGTGCAGCAGGGTCATCGGCTCGAACTGAGCATCTCCACCACCGATCAGGCCTATGCCGTTCCTCTCGAACCGGCACAGTTCAGCGTGGCCATGACCGACAACACCATCGCGTTGCCCACCGTCCCCGCTGAGGCGAGCGCCAACAGCACCGTTCCGTTGGCACCGCTGATCGGCATCGGTGTCGTCCTGCTCGTGGTCGCCGGCGCGATCGTCGCCGGAGTCGTGCGGACCAAACGTCGCGCAGTAGCCGAAGTGGACGAGGACCTGATCGACACTCCCCTGGTGATCACCGATCTGGCCAAGACCTACTCCAATGGCTTCCGCGCCGTCGACGGCGTCAGCTTCGAGGTGAAGCAGGGCCAGGTTCTGGGTCTCCTCGGGCCCAACGGTGCAGGAAAGACCACAACCCTGCGCATGTTGATGGGCCTGATCACACCCACCGGTGGCGACATTCGAGTCTTCGGCCACAAGGTGACGCCCGGAGCCCCGGTGCTGTCCAGGTTGGGCTCGTTCGTCGAGGGATCCGGATTCCTACCGCACCTGACCGGAACGCAGAATCTGCGGCTGTACTGGGAAGCGACGGGTCGCCCGATCGAGGACGCTCACCTCGAGGAAGCCCTCGAGATCGCCGACCTCGGCACCGCGATCGAACGCAAGGTCAAGTCGTACAGCCAAGGCATGCGGCAGCGGCTGGCGATCGCCCAGGCCATGCTGGGGCTGCCGGATCTGATGGTCCTCGACGAACCGACCAACGGACTCGACCCACCCCAGATCAGGACGATGCGCGATGTGCTGATCAACTACGCGAAGACCGGTCGAACCGTGTTGGTGTCGAGCCATCTGCTCGCCGAAGTGGAGCAGACCTGTACCCACGTGGTCGTCATGAATCGCGGATCGGTGATCAGTTCCGGCACGGTGCGCGAACTGACCGCCGCCGGCGGACAGACCGAGATCAGGGTCGACGACGCCTCCCGCGCGCAGTCGGTGCTGGGTGCCTCCGGCCACGACGGTGCAGTGATCGTCGACGACGGCACGGTGACCGTCGACCTGACCGACGCCGATGCCGCCGTCGTGATCAGAGAGCTTGTCACCGCAGGGGTCTCGGTGCGCGGATTCTCGCAGTCGACGCGCCTCGAAGACGTGTTCCTCGACCTCGTCCACCGGGACAACCCAGGGTCCGACACCAGCAAGGATCGATCATGA
- a CDS encoding universal stress protein yields the protein MSAYRTVVVGTDGSESSLRAVEKAAALAGDADATLVIACAYYPADPKDTSAAADALREDAYQITGSAPTREILRTAREHATKAGAKNIEEKAIVGAPVESLLALVDEVKGDLLVVGNRGLNSLTGRLLGSVPSDAARKSTCDVLIVHTVR from the coding sequence ATGAGCGCCTACCGCACCGTCGTCGTCGGGACCGATGGCTCCGAATCGTCACTGCGGGCAGTGGAGAAGGCCGCGGCTCTGGCGGGAGACGCCGATGCCACCCTGGTGATCGCCTGCGCGTACTACCCGGCCGATCCGAAGGACACGTCCGCTGCCGCCGACGCATTGCGCGAGGACGCCTACCAGATCACCGGATCGGCACCGACGCGTGAGATTCTGCGCACGGCGCGCGAGCACGCCACCAAGGCCGGTGCGAAGAACATCGAGGAGAAGGCGATCGTCGGTGCTCCCGTCGAGTCGCTGCTGGCACTCGTGGACGAGGTGAAGGGCGACCTGCTCGTCGTCGGCAACCGCGGCCTGAACTCGTTGACGGGCCGCCTGTTGGGATCGGTCCCGTCGGACGCCGCTCGCAAGTCCACGTGCGATGTTCTGATCGTGCACACCGTCCGCTGA